One stretch of Priestia megaterium DNA includes these proteins:
- a CDS encoding PCYCGC domain-containing protein, which translates to MKKSIILLGILATSIGLSACSNNATTSSATNSSAHSGHEHHKAAVADIREETSGADVLPQFLKNQPKDMKLVYLSVAKNRELLEKIPCYCGCGMEANHKNSYDCFIFKNKRNGAVVWDDHGTKCGLCIEIAAKAMLDYNRGKSIKDIRKDIDEKYKEGYAQPTPTPSL; encoded by the coding sequence TTGAAAAAATCAATTATTTTGTTGGGGATTCTCGCTACAAGTATTGGATTATCCGCTTGTTCAAACAATGCAACAACTTCTTCTGCCACAAACTCTTCTGCACATTCAGGTCATGAACATCATAAAGCTGCAGTTGCTGATATTCGAGAAGAGACTTCAGGAGCAGATGTTTTACCACAGTTTTTGAAGAACCAGCCTAAAGATATGAAACTAGTTTATCTATCCGTTGCTAAAAACCGTGAACTACTTGAAAAAATCCCTTGCTACTGCGGATGTGGCATGGAAGCGAATCACAAAAATAGCTATGACTGCTTTATTTTTAAAAACAAAAGAAATGGAGCAGTTGTCTGGGATGATCATGGAACAAAATGCGGATTGTGTATAGAAATTGCAGCTAAAGCTATGCTCGACTATAACCGAGGCAAATCAATAAAAGATATTCGCAAAGACATCGATGAAAAATATAAAGAAGGCTATGCACAACCCACTCCTACTCCTTCCTTGTAG
- a CDS encoding STAS domain-containing protein, translating to MSEQNQRLFEYILENSASISEEWLRQRSNIKGSIYSKDADASVEKKLREQHLYTIETIASGFLDDQEIFKQRMMKWTTEVVNSRIKFDTPIYEVVEALSKTRKIIWTYVKTYSLIHSSITKEDILSWSEVYHTTFDKLINEFSEQYYKITRQKISLQQELIDETSFPVIPIVDHIAVLPLVGLIDEIKGDSIIEVVPKRCAEKHIRHLVIDLSGVNYVDTYVAHKFFDLINILQLLGIHAIMSGVSPDMAQTAVNVGISFNKIETFGHLKQALSSLGVKKKEEE from the coding sequence GTGAGTGAACAAAATCAACGTCTTTTTGAATATATTTTAGAGAATTCAGCCTCTATCAGTGAAGAATGGCTGCGCCAAAGAAGTAATATAAAAGGATCGATTTACTCAAAGGACGCAGATGCTTCAGTTGAGAAAAAGCTGCGCGAGCAGCATCTTTATACGATCGAAACAATTGCGAGCGGCTTTCTTGACGATCAAGAGATTTTTAAACAACGTATGATGAAATGGACGACGGAAGTAGTAAACAGCAGAATTAAATTTGATACGCCGATTTACGAAGTAGTAGAAGCGCTAAGCAAAACAAGAAAAATTATTTGGACGTATGTCAAAACATATAGTCTGATACATTCATCTATTACAAAAGAAGATATACTGTCTTGGAGTGAAGTTTATCATACAACATTTGATAAACTCATTAATGAATTCTCCGAACAGTATTATAAAATCACAAGGCAAAAAATAAGTCTTCAGCAAGAGCTAATCGACGAAACGAGTTTTCCTGTCATTCCAATTGTAGATCACATCGCGGTCTTGCCTTTGGTAGGGCTTATTGATGAAATCAAAGGTGATTCTATTATCGAGGTTGTTCCAAAAAGGTGTGCAGAAAAACATATAAGGCATCTAGTCATTGACTTATCGGGTGTAAATTATGTAGATACGTATGTTGCTCACAAATTTTTTGATTTGATTAACATTTTGCAGCTGCTAGGCATCCATGCGATTATGTCAGGAGTGAGTCCTGACATGGCTCAGACGGCTGTTAATGTAGGAATTAGTTTTAATAAAATTGAAACGTTTGGACATTTAAAACAAGCTCTCTCTTCGCTTGGTGTAAAGAAAAAAGAAGAAGAATAA
- a CDS encoding maltose acetyltransferase domain-containing protein has product MKTEKQKMLDGELYLSADPQLMKERENARRLTRLYNQTTEREEEIRTNLLKELFGSTGNSLYIEPTFRCDYGSNIHVGENFYANFDCVLLDVCEIRIGDNCFLAPGVHIYTATHPLHALERISGAEFGKRVEIGNNVWIGGRAIINPGVKIGNNAVIASGAVVTKNVPDNVVVGGNPAVIIKRIED; this is encoded by the coding sequence ATGAAAACAGAAAAACAAAAAATGCTGGATGGAGAATTATATCTTTCCGCTGATCCGCAATTAATGAAAGAACGTGAAAACGCTCGAAGATTAACAAGGCTTTATAACCAAACAACAGAAAGGGAAGAAGAAATACGTACAAACTTATTAAAAGAACTGTTTGGTTCTACGGGAAATTCTCTTTACATTGAGCCTACTTTCCGCTGTGACTACGGTTCTAACATTCATGTTGGAGAAAATTTTTATGCTAACTTTGATTGCGTACTTTTAGATGTATGTGAAATAAGAATAGGAGATAATTGTTTTCTTGCACCAGGTGTACATATCTATACAGCAACTCATCCTTTGCATGCCCTTGAAAGAATTTCAGGAGCTGAGTTTGGAAAGCGCGTAGAAATAGGAAATAACGTCTGGATTGGGGGAAGAGCCATTATTAATCCAGGAGTGAAAATAGGCAACAATGCGGTAATTGCTTCGGGTGCCGTTGTGACAAAGAATGTTCCTGATAACGTGGTAGTCGGAGGCAATCCTGCGGTTATAATCAAGCGTATTGAAGATTAA
- a CDS encoding sodium:solute symporter family protein: MNTALIIIFGFLLLAIYLGIRATRGKKMDLEQWSVGGRGFGTIFVFFLMAGEIYTTFTFLGGSAWAYGKGGPAFYILAYISLAYVLGYWIGPQIWRYAKKHKLMSQPDFFVSKYNSPFLGIVVSCAGVLAIVPYIILQFKGLGIIVSEASYGSISSTAAIWIGAISLTVYLMISGIHGSAWTAIVKDIMIFIVVLFLGIYMPFHYYGGLQPMFEAVHQANPTFLTLPKTGLSISWFISTVMLTVLGFYMWPHTFNATYSAENENVFRKNSIISPIYTLMLLFVFFVGFTALMQVPGLQGAEADLSLLRLSIQTFDPWIVGFIGAAGLLTALVPGSMLLMAASTSLSKNVYGVLVPSATGKQISILAKCFVPVIALVSVYFTLHGGNTIVTLLLMGYSIVTQLFPAFIFSLMKNNIVTKYGACAGIVAGIASVMYITITETTLGTLFPALPQIIKDTNVGVISLFINLVVLMVVSLATKKITAQPHFESGAVDGKQIL; the protein is encoded by the coding sequence ATGAATACCGCTCTGATTATTATTTTTGGTTTTTTACTTTTAGCTATTTATCTTGGAATTCGAGCTACGCGAGGCAAAAAAATGGATTTAGAACAGTGGAGCGTAGGCGGCAGAGGTTTTGGAACTATTTTTGTCTTCTTTTTGATGGCGGGTGAAATCTATACTACTTTTACGTTTCTAGGAGGAAGCGCTTGGGCATATGGAAAAGGAGGGCCAGCGTTTTATATTTTAGCCTATATTTCTTTAGCGTACGTGTTAGGGTATTGGATTGGTCCGCAAATATGGCGATATGCGAAGAAACATAAGCTCATGTCTCAGCCGGATTTTTTTGTTTCAAAATACAACAGCCCGTTTCTAGGCATCGTTGTTTCTTGCGCAGGGGTGCTGGCAATTGTTCCTTATATTATTTTACAATTCAAAGGCTTAGGTATTATTGTATCTGAAGCTTCTTATGGCTCTATCTCTTCAACCGCAGCCATTTGGATTGGAGCCATATCATTAACGGTTTACTTAATGATATCAGGCATACATGGTTCCGCGTGGACGGCTATTGTCAAAGATATTATGATTTTTATTGTCGTATTATTTTTAGGAATATATATGCCGTTTCATTATTACGGAGGCTTACAGCCAATGTTTGAGGCTGTGCATCAAGCAAATCCAACGTTTCTTACTCTTCCCAAGACAGGGCTAAGTATTTCGTGGTTTATTTCTACAGTCATGCTGACCGTATTAGGATTTTACATGTGGCCGCATACGTTTAATGCAACGTATTCAGCTGAAAACGAGAATGTATTTCGAAAGAATTCTATTATAAGTCCTATTTATACGTTAATGCTGCTTTTTGTCTTTTTTGTAGGGTTTACTGCTCTTATGCAGGTACCTGGACTACAAGGCGCAGAAGCGGACTTGTCACTGCTTCGTCTTTCCATTCAAACATTTGATCCGTGGATTGTCGGCTTTATTGGCGCAGCTGGTTTATTAACAGCACTTGTGCCTGGATCGATGCTTTTGATGGCAGCTTCTACGTCACTATCTAAAAACGTTTATGGCGTTCTTGTTCCCTCAGCGACGGGCAAACAAATTTCGATACTGGCTAAATGCTTCGTACCGGTCATTGCGCTTGTTTCAGTCTATTTTACGCTTCATGGAGGGAATACGATTGTAACGCTTTTACTAATGGGCTACAGCATTGTGACGCAGCTGTTTCCTGCTTTTATTTTTAGTTTAATGAAAAACAATATCGTGACTAAATACGGGGCGTGTGCAGGTATTGTTGCCGGCATTGCGTCTGTGATGTATATAACGATTACTGAAACAACGCTTGGCACGTTGTTTCCTGCGTTGCCACAAATCATTAAAGATACAAATGTCGGCGTTATTTCTTTATTTATTAATTTAGTTGTATTAATGGTGGTCAGTTTAGCAACGAAAAAAATCACCGCACAGCCGCATTTTGAAAGCGGGGCAGTAGATGGAAAACAAATTTTGTGA
- a CDS encoding exonuclease domain-containing protein, with protein sequence MSTEQVKLAAVLDVETTGLSAQTCDIIELAIAVVSYDSSTGEIIDIVEEYEEFNMPSTPIFPYITNLTGITNEMVKNKTLDDKKVESLLTSVSAIIAHNASFDRSFLLKRYPSLFNQKWHCSMRAVKWKEYGFPNKKLTTLLDHHNIEREHAHRAMDDVKGTIDLLRQQNPSGEPYFSEVLKKAMSKPKKTAASTRF encoded by the coding sequence TTGTCAACTGAACAAGTGAAATTAGCAGCCGTTTTAGATGTTGAAACAACGGGATTAAGTGCTCAAACATGCGATATTATCGAACTAGCCATTGCTGTTGTTTCTTATGATTCTTCTACCGGAGAAATAATCGACATTGTAGAAGAATATGAAGAATTTAATATGCCTTCAACTCCCATTTTCCCGTACATTACAAACTTAACGGGAATTACAAATGAGATGGTCAAAAATAAAACATTAGACGATAAAAAAGTGGAATCGCTGTTAACTAGCGTTTCGGCTATCATCGCTCATAATGCTTCTTTCGACCGCAGTTTTCTTTTAAAACGGTATCCATCTTTATTTAACCAAAAATGGCACTGCTCTATGCGTGCTGTCAAATGGAAAGAGTACGGCTTTCCTAATAAAAAACTAACAACGCTTCTTGATCATCATAATATTGAGAGAGAGCACGCTCACAGAGCTATGGATGATGTGAAAGGAACCATTGACTTGCTTAGACAGCAAAATCCTAGCGGAGAGCCCTATTTTTCTGAAGTATTAAAAAAAGCAATGAGCAAACCTAAAAAAACAGCGGCTTCCACTCGTTTTTAA
- a CDS encoding PIN domain-containing protein yields MLDEKVIIDTNIWASHALNYPEVVEYINELISNNAEFLMPTVVEMELLSHWEVETNPQVKAVKYHYIYDMTDKIVDVTSEIAQLAAQIRRKAKIESNKKIKGPDAMIAASAFIHNATLISNNNKDFAWITFNFSYRGQQLSYVNPIKDTIAYASFIKSFELPNPPDTDNSQENEKES; encoded by the coding sequence GTGTTGGATGAAAAAGTAATCATTGATACAAACATTTGGGCTTCACATGCGCTTAATTATCCAGAAGTTGTGGAATATATTAATGAACTTATTTCAAATAATGCGGAATTTTTAATGCCTACCGTTGTAGAAATGGAACTTCTGTCGCATTGGGAAGTAGAAACAAATCCTCAAGTCAAAGCAGTAAAATATCATTATATTTACGATATGACAGATAAGATCGTAGACGTTACAAGTGAAATCGCGCAGCTAGCAGCCCAAATCCGCCGAAAAGCTAAAATAGAATCCAATAAAAAAATTAAAGGTCCGGATGCGATGATTGCCGCATCTGCTTTTATACATAATGCAACACTGATTTCCAATAATAATAAAGATTTTGCTTGGATTACATTTAATTTCAGCTATCGAGGTCAACAATTATCTTATGTAAATCCTATTAAAGACACGATTGCTTACGCTTCTTTTATTAAAAGCTTCGAACTTCCCAACCCTCCCGATACTGATAACTCACAAGAAAACGAGAAGGAAAGCTAA
- a CDS encoding Fur-regulated basic protein FbpA: MTSEKAFEQKKDLLMNQIIESGYFKAEDGRHLYELNLSELEQTHHDLQNQKIREV, from the coding sequence ATGACATCTGAAAAAGCATTTGAGCAAAAGAAAGATCTTTTAATGAATCAAATTATTGAATCGGGTTACTTTAAAGCAGAAGACGGGAGACATTTGTACGAATTGAATTTAAGTGAACTAGAACAAACGCATCACGATCTTCAAAACCAAAAGATAAGAGAAGTATAA
- a CDS encoding ring-cleaving dioxygenase, with the protein MNHLKGIHHVTAITSSAEKNYEFFTYVLGMRLVKKTVNQDDIQTYHLFFADDKGSAGTDMTFFDFPGIPKGSHGTNEISKTSFRVPNDAALDYWVKRFDRLEVKHTGIQELFGKKTLSFVDFDDQQYQLISDEGNQGVESGTPWQKGPVPLQYAITGLGPIFIRIAEFNYFKEMMEKVLLFKEIAQEGDLHLFEVGEGGNGAQVVVEHNEKLPQAQQGFGTVHHVAFRVENRQALEEWINRMPSFGFHTSGYVNRHFFESLYARVAPQILFEFATDGPGFMGDEPYETLGEKLSLPPFLEPKRAEIEKLVRPIDTVRSTKEFVKE; encoded by the coding sequence ATGAACCACTTAAAAGGAATACACCACGTAACGGCTATTACAAGCAGTGCAGAAAAGAATTATGAATTTTTCACATATGTGTTAGGTATGCGCTTAGTTAAAAAAACGGTCAATCAAGATGATATTCAAACGTATCATTTATTTTTCGCAGATGATAAAGGCAGCGCCGGAACGGACATGACTTTTTTTGATTTTCCTGGCATTCCAAAAGGTTCTCACGGAACAAATGAAATTTCAAAAACATCTTTCCGCGTTCCAAATGATGCGGCTTTAGACTATTGGGTAAAGCGCTTTGATCGCCTAGAAGTAAAGCATACGGGGATTCAAGAGCTATTTGGGAAAAAGACGCTTTCGTTTGTTGATTTTGACGATCAGCAGTATCAGTTAATTTCCGATGAAGGAAATCAAGGAGTTGAATCAGGCACTCCTTGGCAAAAAGGCCCTGTACCTCTTCAATACGCTATTACGGGACTCGGTCCTATCTTTATTCGTATTGCCGAGTTTAATTACTTTAAAGAAATGATGGAAAAAGTCCTTTTATTTAAAGAGATTGCTCAAGAGGGAGATCTTCACCTATTTGAAGTAGGAGAAGGAGGAAACGGTGCGCAAGTAGTAGTCGAACACAATGAAAAACTTCCGCAGGCTCAGCAAGGTTTTGGAACGGTTCATCACGTTGCTTTTCGCGTAGAAAATCGACAGGCTCTTGAGGAATGGATTAACCGAATGCCAAGCTTTGGTTTCCATACGTCTGGTTATGTGAATCGTCACTTCTTTGAATCGTTGTATGCAAGAGTGGCTCCGCAAATTTTATTTGAATTTGCGACAGATGGACCAGGATTTATGGGAGATGAACCTTACGAAACGCTCGGAGAAAAATTATCACTGCCTCCGTTTTTAGAGCCAAAACGTGCAGAAATTGAGAAGCTCGTCCGTCCGATTGATACAGTAAGAAGTACAAAAGAGTTTGTGAAAGAATAG
- a CDS encoding DUF3311 domain-containing protein — protein MKIIYLLCLLPFVGILGLLPFVNKVTPFILGMPFFLFWIVMWVILTSFIMGIVYKLDPAVKGGDK, from the coding sequence ATGAAAATAATTTATCTTCTTTGCCTGCTTCCGTTTGTAGGAATATTAGGTTTATTACCTTTTGTTAACAAAGTGACGCCGTTTATTTTAGGGATGCCTTTTTTTCTCTTTTGGATTGTTATGTGGGTAATCCTTACGTCTTTTATTATGGGTATTGTGTACAAGCTCGATCCTGCTGTTAAAGGAGGAGATAAATAA